One Acidobacteriota bacterium genomic window, CGGGCGGGCAGGTCGCCGCGCAGGTTGTTGAAGACGCAATCGGAACGGCCGACCAGCGGATGGAGTACGTCGGCCGCCTCGGGGTGGTTCAGGTTGAGGGTGATGCTCTTCTTGTTCCGGTTGAAGCTCTGGAAGTAGACGCTGTCGTCGCCTTCGATCTCGGAGGCCACGTGGCGGGCGATGTCACCACGACTGAGGGGGTTTTCGATCTTGATCACCTCGGCCCCAAGGTCGGCCAGCAGCATGCTGGACCAGGGACCGGCGCCGAACTGCTCGACGGCCAGGATGCGGATGCCCTGCAGGGGTGGGGGTGATTCCATGAAGGTGGATGTCTGAATCGAAAGAACGTTGACAGATGAGATGAGTGTTGTGGTTTTCGGATTGTGGATTCTTGATTGGGTCACCATCAGCGTGCCCAACCACCCAATCAACCATCAGCAATCTAAAATCTACAATTCATTCTCTTCCGACTTCGAGGCCTCGGCCACTTGGATCAGACGCCTGGCTTTTTCCACGATGGGCCAATCGACCATCTTGCCATCCACCTGAACCGTGCCCGCGCCTTCCCGGTGAGCCTGCTCGAAGTCCCGGATCACCTGCCGGGCCTTTTCGACCTGCTTCTCGGAAGGGGTGAAGGCCTGGTGGACGCAGGCGATCTGCCGGGGGTGGATGACCCCCTTGCCGCCGAAGCCCAGCTGACAGGCTCGCTTGGAATCGGCGGCCAGGGGGTCCAGCGTCTGAAACTCGGGCACGATGCGGTCCACGGCAACCAATCCGCAACTGGCCGCGGCCACGGCCACCGACGAACGGGCGTAGAGCATCTCGTCGGGGCCCTCTTCATCCGATGCAAAAACTCCCAGGTCCAGGGTAAAATCCTCCGCCCCGAAGAACAGGCCCACCATTCTGGGGGAGGCAGCCGCAATGGCGGGGGCCGCCAGCAATCCGCGCGCGCTCTCGATCATGGCCAGGATGCGCACGCTTCCCGGCTCCATTCCCGCCTTGGCCTCCAGGGCTCCGAGTGCGGCATCCGTCTGGTGCAGAACGGAGACCTCGGACACCTTGGGCAGCACCAACCCGTCCAGGCCGGACCGGACCACGGCCCGGGCATCCTCCAGACCGCGCCCGGGATCGGCCTCAACCCGCACGTAACGCAGCGAGCCCCCCGAAGGGGCTTCGAGCGCCTCGGCCACCAGGCGCCGTCCCGAGGCCTTCTCGGCCGAGGGAAGAGCGTCCTCCAGGTCGTAGACGATCACGTCGGCCCCCAAAATGGGCGCCTTTTGGATCATCCGGGGCCGGTTGCCGGGAACGAACAGCCATGAACGCATCAACTGCATGCCGAGTGCTCGCTGGGTCACTGGATCGGGGGAAACTCCCCGGGTTGGGGGGCGTGGCCGCGCCGGTACACCATGACCTGCCGGGTCAGATCGATCACTACCTTGCCGTCCTGATTGACGCCGAGGGAGCGGACGGTGACGATTCCGGCCTCGGGGTGGGACCTGGAAACCCTCTTGGCCAGGACCTCCGACTGGCAATAAATGGTGTCTCCGATAAAGACGGGGTTCGGCAGACGAACCTTCTCCCAGCCGAGATTGGCCATGGCGT contains:
- a CDS encoding CoA ester lyase produces the protein MTQRALGMQLMRSWLFVPGNRPRMIQKAPILGADVIVYDLEDALPSAEKASGRRLVAEALEAPSGGSLRYVRVEADPGRGLEDARAVVRSGLDGLVLPKVSEVSVLHQTDAALGALEAKAGMEPGSVRILAMIESARGLLAAPAIAAASPRMVGLFFGAEDFTLDLGVFASDEEGPDEMLYARSSVAVAAASCGLVAVDRIVPEFQTLDPLAADSKRACQLGFGGKGVIHPRQIACVHQAFTPSEKQVEKARQVIRDFEQAHREGAGTVQVDGKMVDWPIVEKARRLIQVAEASKSEENEL